A genomic stretch from Primulina huaijiensis isolate GDHJ02 chromosome 14, ASM1229523v2, whole genome shotgun sequence includes:
- the LOC140957794 gene encoding uncharacterized protein → MAIQLENLVESIKSKVRSLKKSKKPYLKMDKSASVKVEIRSRKARKIIEKTLKSADRPGKPSYLAR, encoded by the coding sequence ATGGCGATTCAGCTGGAGAATCTGGTGGAGTCCATAAAGTCCAAGGTTCGATCGTTGAAGAAATCCAAGAAACCTTACCTGAAGATGGACAAGAGCGCGAGCGTTAAGGTCGAGATCCGAAGTCGGAAAGCTCGGAAGATCATCGAGAAAACCCTCAAATCCGCCGATCGTCCCGGCAAGCCTTCTTACTTGGCTCGATAA